The following proteins are encoded in a genomic region of Stutzerimonas balearica DSM 6083:
- a CDS encoding TetR/AcrR family transcriptional regulator, with protein sequence MNNNNASAPLYAASGKPAGRIRQQNEETILAAAAEEFARYGFKGTSMNAIALRAGLPKANLHYYFSNKLNLYIEVMRHILELWDTAFDDLTVDDDPATALARYIRLKMEFSRRHPQASKIFAMEVISGCECLSEHFNQDYRNWFRGRASVIDAWIAAGKMDAIDPMHLIFLIWAGTQHYADFSDQIRRVTGKRMTKADFAHATETLVHVVLKGCGLTPPASGR encoded by the coding sequence ATGAACAACAACAACGCTTCCGCGCCGCTCTACGCTGCGAGCGGCAAACCCGCCGGCCGCATCCGCCAGCAGAACGAGGAAACCATCCTCGCCGCCGCGGCCGAGGAATTCGCCCGCTACGGATTCAAGGGCACCAGCATGAACGCCATCGCCCTGCGCGCCGGCCTGCCGAAGGCCAACCTGCACTATTACTTCAGCAACAAGCTGAACCTCTACATCGAGGTGATGCGGCACATCCTCGAACTGTGGGATACCGCGTTCGACGACCTCACCGTCGATGACGATCCCGCCACCGCTCTGGCGCGCTACATCCGCCTGAAGATGGAATTCTCGCGGCGCCACCCGCAGGCCTCGAAGATCTTCGCCATGGAAGTCATCAGCGGCTGCGAATGCCTGTCCGAGCACTTCAACCAGGACTATCGCAACTGGTTCCGCGGCCGTGCTTCGGTGATCGACGCCTGGATCGCGGCCGGCAAGATGGATGCGATCGACCCGATGCACCTGATCTTCCTGATCTGGGCCGGCACCCAGCACTACGCCGACTTCTCCGACCAGATCCGCCGCGTCACCGGCAAGCGCATGACCAAGGCCGATTTCGCCCATGCCACCGAGACGCTCGTTCACGTCGTGCTCAAGGGCTGCGGCCTGACGCCGCCGGCCTCGGGCCGCTGA
- a CDS encoding DUF305 domain-containing protein, protein MQPYLRFGAMIATSTLVMFGLMYLNTYRLEHVLFSETRAYMALLMGATMAIVMLLFMRGMYRNRNLNIAILLGSAAVFAVSLGLVRSQATVDQVSWMKAMIPHHSIAILTSERADIDDPRVRELADGIIKTQREEIAEMKALIAELQH, encoded by the coding sequence ATGCAGCCCTACCTACGCTTCGGCGCGATGATCGCCACGTCGACACTGGTGATGTTCGGCCTGATGTACCTCAACACCTACCGCCTGGAGCACGTGCTGTTCAGCGAGACGCGCGCCTACATGGCGCTGCTGATGGGGGCGACCATGGCGATCGTCATGCTGCTGTTCATGCGCGGCATGTACCGCAATCGCAACCTCAACATCGCCATTCTGCTCGGCAGCGCGGCGGTGTTCGCCGTCTCGCTGGGGCTGGTCCGCAGCCAGGCGACCGTCGACCAGGTGTCGTGGATGAAGGCCATGATCCCGCACCACTCGATCGCGATCCTCACCAGCGAACGCGCCGACATCGACGACCCGCGCGTGCGTGAACTCGCCGACGGCATCATCAAGACCCAGCGCGAGGAAATCGCCGAGATGAAGGCGCTGATCGCCGAGCTGCAACACTGA
- a CDS encoding class I SAM-dependent methyltransferase, translated as MTPTALETLRQHLVGALDAAPDEARRLFHGRGRCWPELEQITVDWLQGIVLVVLYREPASEQLQALQAMLLAFAQSPEWQRRGAHTLLLQHRYRPDSPCDWLVGEPREQWPVTEHGLRYLLDLGRKQNSGLFLDMRLGRCWVREHAAQQRVLNLFAYTCAFSVAALAGGARHVVNLDMASAALARGRENHRLNGQALSQVSFLAHDLLKSWGRVRKLGPYDLVIIDPPSFQKGSFALGRDYAKVLRRLPELVAPRGRVLACINDPEVAPGFLIDCMQAEAPAFEFQERLANPPEFPDISADSGMKALVFCRRD; from the coding sequence ATGACCCCAACGGCCCTCGAAACCCTGCGCCAGCACCTGGTTGGCGCGCTGGACGCTGCCCCCGACGAGGCCCGGCGCTTGTTTCACGGTCGCGGCCGTTGCTGGCCGGAGCTCGAGCAGATCACCGTGGACTGGCTGCAGGGCATCGTGCTGGTGGTGCTGTATCGCGAGCCCGCCAGCGAACAGCTGCAGGCGTTGCAGGCGATGCTGCTGGCCTTCGCGCAGTCGCCCGAATGGCAGCGCCGCGGCGCCCATACGCTGCTGCTGCAGCACCGCTACCGGCCGGACAGCCCGTGCGACTGGCTCGTCGGTGAGCCGCGCGAGCAGTGGCCGGTGACCGAGCATGGCCTGCGCTATCTGCTCGACCTGGGGCGCAAGCAGAACAGCGGGTTGTTTCTGGACATGCGACTGGGCCGCTGCTGGGTGCGCGAGCATGCGGCGCAGCAGCGCGTGCTCAACCTGTTCGCCTATACCTGCGCCTTCTCGGTTGCGGCGTTGGCCGGTGGCGCGCGGCACGTGGTGAATTTGGACATGGCCAGCGCGGCTCTGGCGCGTGGGCGGGAAAATCACCGGCTCAACGGCCAGGCGCTATCGCAGGTCAGCTTTCTCGCACATGATCTGCTCAAGTCGTGGGGGCGGGTGCGCAAGCTCGGTCCCTACGATCTGGTGATCATCGACCCGCCATCCTTCCAGAAAGGCAGCTTTGCGCTCGGCCGCGACTACGCCAAGGTGCTGCGGCGCCTGCCGGAACTGGTGGCACCACGCGGGCGGGTACTGGCCTGCATCAACGATCCGGAGGTGGCGCCGGGCTTTCTCATCGACTGCATGCAGGCCGAAGCGCCGGCGTTCGAGTTCCAGGAGCGCCTGGCCAATCCGCCGGAGTTTCCGGATATCAGCGCCGACAGCGGGATGAAGGCGCTGGTCTTCTGCCGTCGCGACTGA
- the rloA3 gene encoding retropepsin-like aspartic peptidase RloA3, producing MSQTLFFAAGFALACQSTALSAAPLTPLGWVERGLVYPEQVMVKFKLDTGALTSSLHAEDVEYFEKDGQKWVRFDMDLEDIEKGKLVKSRIERKLERELTVRGAGGTEDRPVVRMKVCIGDQLLNEQFSLNDRDDMNYPVLLGRRTLEKLGPVDSGKTFTVEPNCARAQD from the coding sequence TTGAGCCAAACCCTGTTTTTCGCCGCCGGTTTCGCCCTGGCCTGCCAGAGCACCGCCTTGTCGGCTGCACCGCTCACGCCCCTGGGCTGGGTCGAGCGCGGCCTCGTCTACCCCGAGCAGGTCATGGTGAAGTTCAAGCTCGACACTGGCGCGCTGACGTCCTCGCTGCATGCCGAGGATGTCGAGTACTTCGAAAAGGACGGCCAGAAGTGGGTGCGCTTCGACATGGACCTGGAAGACATCGAGAAGGGCAAGCTGGTGAAGTCGCGCATCGAGCGCAAGCTCGAGCGCGAGCTGACCGTACGCGGCGCCGGCGGCACCGAGGATCGGCCGGTTGTGCGAATGAAAGTGTGCATCGGCGACCAGCTGCTCAACGAGCAGTTCTCGCTGAACGACCGCGACGACATGAACTACCCGGTACTGCTCGGTCGCCGCACACTGGAAAAGCTCGGCCCGGTGGATTCGGGCAAGACCTTTACCGTCGAGCCGAACTGCGCCCGCGCGCAGGATTGA
- a CDS encoding MFS transporter produces MNPGSTQPVQLAMLINMLSIGSLMMVMPLGPDFVRELGMAAEHIGYIAGGATLASALSAAACAAWLDRLERKRALVVLLALRFALLLACAGVTSAGQLILLFVLSGLVAGPMGAVLMASMLDLIPPAERGRKLAHVAMGFSLAAILVTPAALELSRLWGWRMPFLLFGGLGLALAVACIALFPSPPRHPRAAASLLPLLRTPLCLGALALVALQMAGHFLLVPHFANFFEFNLGFARDQLGLLYLCGGLASIASMRIGGGLIDRGHAAAVALTSSGLLALVTLLGFVLLAPLPLFVTFALFMALSALRTSSTTTILAGIPAPNQRAAFMALQGTVSNVAAGLGSLASARYLGTDATGALLGFERLAGLNALAGLAAGAGVLALLDALRRRAQATAPTTTSQA; encoded by the coding sequence ATGAATCCGGGATCTACCCAGCCCGTCCAGCTGGCCATGCTGATCAACATGCTGTCGATCGGCAGCCTGATGATGGTGATGCCGCTCGGCCCGGATTTCGTCCGCGAACTGGGCATGGCCGCCGAGCACATCGGCTACATCGCTGGCGGCGCTACCCTGGCCTCGGCGCTGAGCGCGGCCGCCTGCGCAGCCTGGCTTGATCGGCTGGAGCGCAAGCGCGCGCTGGTGGTGCTGCTGGCACTGCGTTTCGCCCTGCTGCTCGCCTGCGCCGGGGTGACGAGCGCCGGGCAGCTGATCCTGCTGTTCGTGCTCTCCGGTCTGGTCGCCGGCCCGATGGGCGCCGTGCTCATGGCGAGCATGCTCGACCTGATCCCGCCAGCCGAGCGCGGCCGCAAGCTCGCCCATGTCGCGATGGGCTTCTCCCTGGCGGCGATCCTGGTGACGCCCGCCGCGCTGGAGCTGTCCCGCCTGTGGGGCTGGCGCATGCCCTTCCTGCTGTTCGGCGGCCTGGGCCTGGCATTGGCGGTCGCCTGCATCGCGCTGTTCCCCTCGCCGCCACGCCACCCGCGGGCTGCCGCCAGCCTGCTGCCGCTGCTGCGCACACCGCTGTGCCTGGGTGCGCTGGCCCTGGTGGCGCTGCAGATGGCCGGACACTTCCTGCTGGTGCCGCACTTTGCCAATTTCTTCGAGTTCAACCTGGGGTTCGCCCGCGACCAGCTCGGGCTGCTGTATCTATGCGGCGGGCTGGCCAGCATCGCCTCGATGCGTATCGGCGGCGGGCTGATCGACCGTGGCCATGCCGCCGCCGTCGCACTCACCAGCAGTGGCCTGCTGGCGCTGGTCACACTGCTCGGCTTCGTACTGCTCGCCCCGCTGCCGCTGTTCGTGACCTTTGCCCTGTTCATGGCGCTCAGCGCGCTGCGTACCAGCAGCACCACGACGATCCTCGCCGGCATACCCGCACCCAACCAGCGGGCTGCCTTCATGGCCCTGCAGGGCACCGTCTCCAACGTCGCGGCCGGGCTCGGCAGCCTGGCCTCGGCCCGTTACCTCGGCACCGACGCCACTGGCGCGCTGCTGGGCTTCGAACGACTCGCCGGGCTCAATGCCCTGGCGGGCCTGGCGGCAGGCGCGGGCGTCCTGGCGCTGCTCGACGCACTGCGCCGCAGGGCGCAAGCAACCGCCCCTACAACGACAAGCCAGGCCTGA
- a CDS encoding FecCD family ABC transporter permease, which translates to MSRLPAPTGTWNPRIASINVLLHRRSWLLTLAILALLAGLALLALSLGSGQLGPREALATLLGQGSRMQEILLFKIRLPRVAAAIVAGLAMGMAGCLIQTLVRNRLATPDMVGVNEGASLAVIGFALYLTLGDWPWWASPLGALLAAAALFTLCRRPGEQGYLFIIIGIAVSELLGAIGDFAMSTRPLVHLGSIYLWSMGHFAGTGYRTVLPIAALLLALCPLMAWLARPLALLRFGDATAQNLGVRVPLIQLGVLGLAILVAALGTAIGGPVVFIAMAAPILASWLARGNLAPIWLAALCGALLLLGSDTLVRLLAQPEEIPTGTMTRMLGGLLLLGLLLRDRRESD; encoded by the coding sequence ATGTCCCGCCTGCCCGCGCCGACCGGCACCTGGAACCCGCGCATCGCCTCCATCAACGTGTTGCTGCATCGCCGCAGCTGGCTGCTGACGCTGGCGATCCTGGCCCTGCTCGCTGGCCTGGCGCTGCTCGCCCTCAGCCTGGGCAGCGGTCAGCTCGGCCCGCGCGAGGCGCTGGCGACGCTGCTGGGCCAGGGCAGCCGGATGCAGGAAATCCTGCTGTTCAAGATTCGCTTGCCGCGCGTGGCCGCCGCCATCGTTGCCGGGCTGGCAATGGGCATGGCCGGCTGCCTGATCCAGACCCTGGTGCGCAACCGCCTGGCCACGCCGGACATGGTCGGCGTCAATGAAGGCGCCTCGCTCGCCGTGATCGGCTTCGCCCTTTACCTCACCCTCGGCGACTGGCCGTGGTGGGCGTCACCCTTGGGGGCACTGCTGGCGGCGGCCGCGCTCTTCACCCTCTGTCGCCGCCCCGGCGAACAGGGCTACCTGTTCATCATCATCGGCATTGCCGTCTCCGAGTTGCTCGGTGCCATCGGCGACTTCGCCATGTCCACCCGGCCCCTGGTGCACCTGGGCAGCATCTATCTCTGGTCGATGGGCCATTTCGCCGGCACCGGCTATCGCACCGTGCTGCCCATCGCCGCGCTTCTCCTTGCGCTGTGCCCGCTGATGGCCTGGCTGGCACGGCCACTGGCGCTGCTGCGCTTCGGCGACGCCACCGCGCAGAACCTTGGCGTTCGCGTGCCGCTGATCCAGCTCGGCGTGCTTGGCCTAGCCATTCTGGTGGCAGCACTGGGCACCGCGATCGGCGGACCGGTGGTATTCATCGCCATGGCTGCGCCGATCCTGGCCAGTTGGCTGGCGCGCGGCAATCTCGCGCCGATCTGGCTGGCCGCACTGTGTGGCGCCCTACTGTTGCTGGGCAGCGACACCCTGGTGCGTCTGCTGGCGCAGCCTGAAGAAATCCCGACCGGAACCATGACCCGCATGCTCGGTGGCCTGTTGCTGCTGGGCCTGCTGCTCAGGGACAGACGCGAGTCCGACTGA
- a CDS encoding TonB-dependent receptor plug domain-containing protein yields MPFVSTISRPRHLSLTLLGGLLPMLALADGPVTLQNEVITATQTAHSELSAPASVSVVTREELDKLPVYSLADAVKYLPGVHINPSSTYGRKEIRLRGLDSDYTLLLVNGRRVNSRDALTSNYANDFDLSSIPMAAIERIEVIRGPMSSLYGADALGGVVNVILRQPTERTEAGLAYTYEHPTEGQSGDSHTVSAYTSGALIENRLRGNLIVEKTDQAAWLSEQTVNPNTDAAEQRQNGSLFGSLNWLLDERQTVDLDLTYRKDDREADWNNYGSVVTNVQEMERWSLGIGHSGKWDGFDTRVRYYYEDVDLMDDSAIMTNLRGVKGDVQQRNHTLDGQVSAFLGDHLVTLGSEYRRTTLEHNQNLGTQTEVDQKAVYLQDEFSLGRLDVTLGGRWDDHDSFGGEFSPRAYGVYNLTDHWVIKGGAGKSFRAPSIYQFDESYGVLACRGMCTLVGNPDLKPETATSYELGTLFQNERIEAGIMFFHNDIEDMIVTDSWRAGYRPSVMTYSNVSKARVQGYELQGRYALSDRIGLRGNYTYSDAEDRDTDEQLRNTPQHVANLGVDWQVRNDLAMNLDYQYTGSQLLYVSAAEPNVESAAFHVLNLGARYQATPQLALRAGMNNLTNEKRDDVAQSIDNILMGRTLFVGFSYDL; encoded by the coding sequence ATGCCCTTTGTAAGCACTATCAGCCGCCCCCGGCACCTGTCCCTGACCCTGCTCGGCGGCCTGCTGCCGATGCTCGCCCTCGCCGACGGGCCCGTAACGCTGCAGAACGAAGTCATCACCGCCACCCAGACCGCCCACAGCGAGCTCAGCGCCCCGGCCAGCGTTTCCGTGGTCACCCGCGAAGAGCTGGACAAGCTGCCGGTGTACAGCCTGGCCGACGCGGTGAAATACCTGCCGGGCGTGCACATCAACCCGTCGTCTACCTATGGGCGCAAGGAGATTCGCCTGCGCGGCCTGGATTCGGACTACACGCTGCTGCTGGTCAATGGCCGGCGGGTCAACTCGCGTGACGCCCTGACCTCCAACTACGCCAACGACTTCGACCTGTCCTCGATTCCGATGGCCGCCATCGAGCGCATCGAGGTGATCCGGGGGCCGATGTCCTCGCTGTACGGCGCTGACGCGCTGGGCGGTGTGGTCAACGTGATCCTGCGCCAGCCGACCGAGCGGACCGAGGCCGGGCTTGCCTACACCTATGAACACCCGACCGAGGGGCAATCGGGCGATAGCCATACCGTCAGCGCCTACACCAGCGGCGCACTGATCGAAAACAGGCTGCGCGGTAACCTGATCGTGGAGAAGACCGACCAGGCCGCCTGGCTGTCCGAGCAGACGGTCAACCCGAACACCGATGCCGCCGAGCAACGCCAGAACGGCAGCCTGTTCGGGTCGCTCAACTGGCTGCTGGACGAGCGCCAGACGGTCGACCTGGACCTGACCTACCGCAAGGACGACCGCGAGGCTGACTGGAACAACTACGGCAGCGTCGTCACCAACGTGCAGGAAATGGAGCGCTGGAGCCTGGGCATTGGCCACAGCGGCAAGTGGGACGGCTTCGACACCCGCGTGCGCTACTACTACGAGGACGTCGACCTGATGGACGACTCCGCGATCATGACCAACCTGCGCGGCGTCAAGGGCGACGTGCAGCAGCGCAACCACACGCTCGACGGCCAGGTCAGCGCCTTTCTCGGCGACCATCTCGTGACCCTGGGCAGCGAATATCGGCGCACGACCCTCGAGCACAACCAGAATCTGGGCACACAGACCGAGGTCGACCAGAAGGCCGTCTACCTGCAGGACGAATTCTCGCTCGGCAGGCTCGACGTGACCCTCGGCGGCCGCTGGGACGACCACGACAGTTTTGGCGGCGAATTCAGTCCTCGCGCCTACGGCGTCTACAACCTGACCGACCACTGGGTGATCAAGGGCGGCGCCGGCAAGTCGTTCCGTGCCCCCAGCATTTACCAGTTCGACGAGTCCTACGGGGTGCTGGCCTGCCGCGGCATGTGCACCCTGGTCGGCAATCCGGACCTCAAGCCCGAGACCGCCACCAGCTACGAGCTCGGCACGCTGTTCCAGAACGAGCGCATCGAGGCGGGCATCATGTTTTTCCACAACGACATCGAGGACATGATCGTCACCGATAGCTGGCGCGCCGGCTATCGGCCGAGCGTGATGACCTACAGCAACGTCAGCAAGGCGCGCGTCCAGGGCTATGAGCTGCAGGGCCGCTATGCGCTGAGCGACCGCATCGGCCTGCGCGGCAACTACACCTACTCCGACGCCGAAGACCGCGACACCGACGAGCAACTGCGCAACACCCCGCAGCATGTCGCCAACCTGGGCGTCGACTGGCAGGTACGAAACGACCTGGCGATGAACCTCGACTACCAGTACACCGGCAGCCAGCTGCTCTACGTCTCGGCCGCCGAGCCGAACGTGGAAAGCGCAGCCTTCCATGTACTCAACCTCGGCGCGCGCTATCAGGCCACTCCGCAGCTGGCATTGCGCGCCGGTATGAACAACCTGACCAACGAGAAGCGTGACGACGTGGCGCAATCCATCGACAACATCCTGATGGGCCGCACGCTGTTCGTCGGCTTCAGCTACGACCTCTGA
- a CDS encoding FecCD family ABC transporter permease, producing MTRTDSMPAFQRFALLCAAGLVLLLLAASLSIGAGVYGAGEVFGYLLGQPERLADDKLAMVVDSLRLPRTLGALVVGGSLAIAASLLQSATRNPLAEPGLLGVNAGAVLGLVVGLIYFGVESTQGYLLWSGAGALAGNLVVLGVGLLLGQASPLKLILAGVALGAVFGGLSNYLLLSTRVALEQFRFWNLGSLSATSLQAVSVVAPFAAAGLALAALLCRQLTLMQMGDSQARALGISTTWVRLGVLLASTLLTACAISLAGPIGFLGFLAAYCARLLEPVALLRQLLFSTLFGMLLLLAADVLARWLIQPFELPVGTLLAALGAPALIAIVLRGGFRSLLTVR from the coding sequence ATGACCCGTACCGACTCGATGCCCGCCTTCCAGCGATTCGCCCTGCTCTGTGCCGCCGGGCTCGTGCTGTTGCTGCTGGCCGCATCACTGAGCATCGGTGCCGGCGTCTACGGTGCCGGCGAGGTGTTCGGCTATCTGCTCGGCCAACCCGAGCGGCTGGCCGATGACAAGCTCGCCATGGTCGTCGACAGCCTGCGCCTGCCGCGCACCCTGGGCGCGCTGGTAGTCGGCGGCAGCCTGGCGATCGCCGCCTCCTTGCTGCAGAGCGCGACGCGCAATCCGCTGGCCGAACCCGGCCTCCTGGGCGTCAACGCCGGCGCGGTGCTGGGCCTGGTAGTGGGCCTGATCTACTTCGGCGTCGAATCCACCCAGGGCTACCTGCTGTGGTCCGGCGCCGGCGCCCTGGCCGGCAATCTGGTGGTGCTCGGCGTTGGCCTGCTGCTCGGCCAGGCCAGCCCGCTCAAGCTGATCCTCGCCGGCGTGGCGCTGGGCGCGGTATTCGGCGGCCTGTCGAACTACCTGCTGCTGTCCACCCGCGTGGCGCTGGAGCAGTTCCGCTTCTGGAACCTCGGCTCGCTGTCGGCCACCAGCCTGCAGGCCGTCTCGGTCGTGGCGCCCTTCGCGGCCGCCGGCCTGGCACTGGCCGCGCTGCTCTGCCGGCAGTTGACGCTGATGCAGATGGGCGACAGCCAGGCCCGCGCGCTGGGCATTTCCACCACCTGGGTACGGCTGGGCGTGCTGCTCGCCTCGACCCTGCTGACCGCCTGCGCCATCTCGCTGGCCGGGCCGATCGGCTTTCTCGGTTTCCTCGCCGCCTACTGCGCACGTCTGCTCGAGCCGGTGGCACTGCTGCGCCAACTGCTGTTCTCGACGCTGTTCGGCATGCTCCTGCTACTGGCCGCAGACGTCCTGGCGCGCTGGCTGATCCAGCCGTTCGAGCTGCCGGTGGGCACGCTGCTCGCCGCCCTTGGCGCGCCGGCGCTGATCGCCATCGTGCTGCGTGGCGGTTTCCGTTCTTTGCTCACGGTGAGGTAA
- a CDS encoding outer membrane protein OmpK, translating to MNRYLATATLAAGLLGGSQAMASPLLWQNNSLTYLYGKNFAVDAGEIQQTLTFEHASGWTWGDVFLFVDNKWFNGLSGSDGHTYYGEFSPRLSLGKLSGRDLSFGPVTDILLSATYERGEGRNRNYLLGPAVDLALPGFDRFSLNTYYRKPDGITGQPGGQWQLTPTWAVTIPLGKSDLLFDGYIDWVVNDAGSKAKGDYLAKNFHFNPQLKYDLGKALDYSPGKLYVGIEYDYWSNKYGIEDSSAFNTDNNVTNFIVKAHF from the coding sequence ATGAATCGATACCTCGCCACCGCCACCCTTGCCGCCGGCCTGCTGGGCGGCAGCCAAGCCATGGCCAGCCCCCTGCTGTGGCAGAACAACAGCCTGACCTACCTGTACGGCAAGAACTTCGCCGTCGATGCCGGCGAGATCCAGCAGACGCTCACCTTCGAGCACGCCAGCGGCTGGACCTGGGGCGACGTGTTCCTGTTCGTCGACAACAAGTGGTTCAACGGCCTTTCCGGCAGCGACGGGCACACCTATTACGGTGAATTCAGCCCGCGGCTGTCGCTGGGCAAGCTCAGTGGGCGCGACCTGTCCTTCGGCCCGGTCACCGACATCCTGCTGTCGGCCACCTACGAACGCGGCGAAGGGCGCAATCGCAACTACCTGCTCGGCCCGGCGGTGGACCTGGCGCTTCCCGGCTTCGACCGCTTCTCGCTGAATACCTACTATCGCAAGCCCGACGGCATCACCGGCCAGCCCGGTGGCCAGTGGCAGCTCACACCGACCTGGGCGGTGACCATTCCGCTCGGCAAGTCCGACCTGCTGTTCGACGGTTATATCGACTGGGTGGTGAACGACGCGGGCTCCAAGGCCAAGGGCGATTACCTGGCGAAGAACTTCCACTTCAATCCGCAGCTCAAGTACGACCTGGGCAAGGCCCTGGACTATTCCCCGGGCAAGCTCTACGTCGGTATCGAGTACGACTACTGGTCGAACAAGTACGGCATCGAGGACAGCAGCGCCTTCAACACCGACAACAACGTCACCAACTTCATCGTCAAGGCGCACTTCTAG
- a CDS encoding ABC transporter ATP-binding protein has protein sequence MTILHAHHLHFAYRDKAVLDDVSFSLPRGKLIGIVGPNGSGKSTLLKLLARQLPLQRGEVRVNDKPLASYSTKALARQLAFLPQRPVMVEGIRVEQLVQYGRHPHQGWFNQWSEEDARQVARAREAMQLAPIWQRSAASLSGGQAQRAWLGMILAQNTDLILLDEPTSALDIGHQAEVMEAVHGIAAAGRTVLIVIHDLGVAARYCDEVIALADGRIQAIGPAREVMTKALIDRLYGTDVDVVPAPDDGAPVIVPRRRRGTAARTEATLEPAREEEPLP, from the coding sequence ATGACGATTCTCCACGCACACCACCTGCACTTCGCCTACCGCGATAAAGCGGTGCTCGACGATGTGTCATTCAGCCTGCCACGCGGCAAGCTGATCGGTATCGTCGGCCCGAACGGCAGCGGCAAGTCCACCCTGCTCAAGTTGCTGGCCCGCCAGTTGCCCCTGCAGCGCGGTGAGGTTCGGGTGAACGACAAGCCACTGGCGAGCTATTCGACCAAGGCCCTGGCCCGGCAACTGGCCTTTCTGCCGCAGCGGCCGGTCATGGTCGAAGGGATTCGCGTCGAACAACTGGTGCAGTACGGTCGCCACCCGCATCAGGGCTGGTTCAACCAGTGGAGCGAAGAAGACGCCCGCCAGGTCGCGCGTGCCCGCGAGGCGATGCAGCTGGCGCCGATCTGGCAGCGCAGCGCCGCTTCGCTCTCCGGCGGCCAGGCGCAGCGCGCCTGGCTGGGGATGATCCTGGCGCAGAACACCGACCTGATCCTGCTCGACGAGCCCACCAGCGCACTGGATATCGGCCACCAGGCCGAGGTGATGGAGGCCGTGCACGGCATCGCCGCGGCCGGGCGCACCGTGCTCATCGTCATCCATGACCTGGGTGTCGCCGCGCGCTACTGCGACGAAGTGATCGCCTTGGCCGACGGCCGTATCCAAGCCATCGGCCCGGCCCGCGAAGTGATGACCAAGGCACTGATCGATCGCCTCTACGGCACCGATGTCGACGTGGTGCCCGCGCCAGACGACGGCGCACCGGTGATCGTGCCGCGTCGGCGGCGCGGCACGGCAGCGCGCACCGAAGCCACCCTGGAACCTGCAAGAGAAGAGGAACCGCTGCCATGA